Proteins found in one Sorghum bicolor cultivar BTx623 chromosome 1, Sorghum_bicolor_NCBIv3, whole genome shotgun sequence genomic segment:
- the LOC8060475 gene encoding late embryogenesis abundant protein 3, with product MESRPSRIECSELSKQTEPKNPGRVFHTERVAPRDAAESVTEQLAHGGSGDDGVIDETYDSRVKIGEALEGSARAIGDKPVERSDAAAIRVAEASALGGDAERGAIPGGVAERAQAAVATNARAVRDEEKVTMTDVLTWEATMKLPTGKAVTSEVAAAAAEAEAANDPQAKTNPRGVSAALDMAAKHNSEHEPAA from the exons ATGGAATCCCGACCCAGCAGGATAGAGTGTTCAGAACTCTCCAAGCAGACCGAGCCGAAGAACCCCGGCCGGGTGTTCCACACCGAGCGCGTCGCCCCGAGGGACGCCGCGGAGTCGGTAACCGAGCAGCTCGCGCACGGCGGTAGCGGCGACGACGGCGTGATCGACGAGACGTACGACAGCAGGGTCAAGATCGGTGAGGCGCTGGAAGGGTCGGCCAGGGCCATCGGGGACAAGCCCGTGGAGCGGTCCGACGCCGCGGCGATACGCGTCGCGGAGGCGAGCGCCCTCGGGGGCGATGCGGAGCGCGGGGCGATCCCGGGCGGGGTGGCCGAGCGCGCGCAGGCCGCGGTGGCGACCAACGCCCGCGCCGTGCGCGACGAGGAGAAAGTCACCATGACCGACGTGCTGACG TGGGAGGCAACGATGAAGCTGCCGACGGGCAAGGCAGTGACTAGCGAGGTcgctgcggcggcggcagagGCGGAGGCGGCGAACGATCCACAAGCGAAGACGAACCCCCGTGGGGTGAGCGCGGCGCTGGACATGGCGGCGAAGCACAATTCTGAACACGAGCCCGCGGCTTGA
- the LOC8085942 gene encoding late embryogenesis abundant protein D-34, giving the protein MSQGQPRRPQQGEDLQQHAQEQPVKYSDVLDVSGELAQRRVAPRDAALLQAAEQSVLGGTQRGGPAAVLQSAATVNARAGHVGRAQITGPVADAGATVVEAELGGRRVVTESVGGQVVSKMVTPPHVAMTDPPGALDKDAVTIGRALEAVVAMAGDRPVDQSDAAAIQVAETCATGSHATIPGGVAAAAQSAADQNARAVRDEDKVKLRNVLSNARERLPADKGATREDAERVVSAEIRNKLDMTTTPGGVADAVTTAARLNQERPRP; this is encoded by the exons ATGAGCCAGGGCCAGCCGAGGAGGCCGCAGCAGGGCGAGGACCTGCAGCAGCACGCGCAGGAGCAGCCCGTCAAGTACAGCGACGTGCTGGACGTGTCAGGCGAGCTGGCCCAGCGGCGCGTGGCTCCCAGGGACGCCGCGCTGCTGCAGGCCGCGGAGCAGTCCGTGCTCGGCGGGACGCAGAGGGGCGGTCCCGCCGCCGTCCTGCAGTCCGCGGCGACGGTCAACGCGCGCGCGGGCCACGTGGGCAGGGCCCAGATCACGGGCCCCGTCGCCGACGCCGGCGCCACCGTCGTCGAGGCCGAGCTCGGAGGCCGCCGCGTCGTCACCGAGTCGGTCGGCGGGCAGGTGGTGTCGAAGATGGTGACCCCGCCGCACGTGGCGATGACGGACCCGCCGGGCGCGCTGGACAAGGACGCCGTCACGATCGGCCGCGCGCTGGAGGCCGTGGTCGCGATGGCTGGGGACAGGCCGGTCGACCAGAGCGACGCGGCGGCCATCCAGGTCGCGGAGACGTGCGCCACCGGGTCCCACGCCACCATCCCCGGCGgcgtggccgcggcggcgcagtCGGCGGCTGATCAGAACGCCCGCGCCGTGCGCGACGAGGACAAGGTCAAGCTCCGGAACGTCCTCTCG AACGCGAGGGAGAGGCTGCCGGCGGACAAGGGGGCGACGCGGGAGGACGCCGAGAGGGTGGTGTCCGCGGAGATACGGAACAAGCTGGACATGACGACCACGCCGGGCGGCGTGGCGGACGCGGTGACTACGGCGGCCCGGCTGAACCAGGAGCGCCCAAGGCCATAG